A stretch of the Notolabrus celidotus isolate fNotCel1 chromosome 3, fNotCel1.pri, whole genome shotgun sequence genome encodes the following:
- the gch1 gene encoding GTP cyclohydrolase 1 has protein sequence MEHSKQTQYTPKEIRDSGDSSSVPNGHFDGLVKRPAGSTVRTPTPQPPGAECGSLRQGNPGVGSWKDERTRSVEDNEMCLPSLAAAYTTILRGLGEDPQRQGLLKTPWRAATAMQFFTKGYQEKIIDVLNDAIFDEDHDEMVIVKDIDMFSMCEHHLVPIFGRVHIGYLPNKRVLGLSKLARIVEIYSRRLQVQERLTKQIAVAITEALQPTGVGVVIEATHMCMVMRGVQKMNSKTVTSTMLGVFREDPKTRDEFLTLIRS, from the exons atggAGCACTCCAAACAGACTCAGTACACCCCGAAAGAGATCAGAGACAGCGGGGACAGCAGCTCCGTGCCGAACGGACACTTTGACGGGCTGGTGAAGCGGCCGGCCGGCAGCACCGTGCGCACCCCGACCCCCCAACCTCCGGGCGCAGAGTGCGGGTCACTCCGGCAGGGCAACCCGGGGGTGGGGAGCTGGAAGGATGAGCGCACCAGGAGCGTGGAGGACAACGAGATGTGCCTGCCCTCCCTGGCCGCTGCTTACACCACCATCCTGCGGGGTCTTGGAGAGGACCCTCAGCGGCAGGGGCTCCTCAAGACCCCCTGGAGAGCCGCCACCGCCATGCAGTTCTTCACCAAGGGTTACCAGGAGAAAATCATtg ACGTGCTGAACGACGCCATCTTTGACGAGGACCACGACGAGATGGTGATCGTCAAAGACATCGACATGTTCTCCATGTGTGAGCATCACCTGGTGCCCATCTTCGGCAGG GTTCACATCGGTTACCTCCCAAACAAGAGAGTTCTGGGCCTCAGCAAACTGGCAAG gaTCGTTGAGATCTACAGCCGTCGACTACAAG TTCAGGAGAGGTTGACCAAACAGATCGCCGTGGCGATCACTGAGGCCCTGCAGCCCACCGGGGTCGGAGTCGTCATCGAGGCAAC tcACATGTGCATGGTGATGCGAGGCGTTCAGAAGATGAACAGTAAAACCGTCACCAGCACCATGTTGGGCGTTTTCAGGGAAGACCCAAAAACCCGTGACGAGTTTCTGACGCTGATCCGGAGCTGA